In Xanthomonas sp. SI, the following are encoded in one genomic region:
- a CDS encoding glutathione S-transferase family protein has translation MLKIWGRHNSSNVRKVLWCAEEIGVAYESIEVGGAFGKTADPAYRALNPNGLVPAIEDNGLALWESNAIVRYLAARYAPDTLYPQDPAERARGDKWMDWTTSTFAGPFRDLFWGTLRTAPEARDAARIAAALARSGELLGMADAALAQQPWLSGAQFAMGDIPLGSFAYAWFEMPIERPALPHLQDWYSRLQQRPAYRKGVMTPLT, from the coding sequence ATGCTGAAGATCTGGGGCCGACACAATTCGAGCAACGTGCGCAAGGTGCTGTGGTGCGCCGAGGAAATCGGCGTGGCCTATGAGTCGATCGAGGTCGGCGGCGCGTTCGGCAAGACCGCCGATCCGGCCTACCGCGCATTGAATCCCAACGGCCTGGTGCCGGCGATCGAGGACAACGGCCTGGCGCTGTGGGAATCCAACGCCATCGTGCGCTACCTGGCCGCGCGCTATGCGCCGGACACGCTGTATCCGCAGGATCCGGCCGAACGCGCGCGTGGCGACAAGTGGATGGACTGGACCACGTCGACCTTCGCCGGCCCGTTCCGCGATCTTTTCTGGGGCACGCTGCGCACCGCGCCCGAAGCGCGCGACGCAGCCAGGATCGCCGCGGCGCTGGCGCGTTCGGGCGAATTGCTGGGCATGGCCGATGCGGCGCTGGCGCAGCAGCCGTGGCTGTCGGGCGCGCAGTTCGCGATGGGCGACATCCCGCTGGGCAGCTTCGCCTACGCCTGGTTCGAGATGCCGATCGAACGACCGGCGCTGCCGCACCTGCAGGACTGGTACTCCCGCCTGCAACAGCGTCCGGCCTACCGCAAGGGCGTGATGACGCCGCTGACCTGA